One region of Quercus lobata isolate SW786 chromosome 2, ValleyOak3.0 Primary Assembly, whole genome shotgun sequence genomic DNA includes:
- the LOC115975344 gene encoding ABC transporter C family member 10-like, which yields MAEVFWSVFCGNSECSSEDGKRCSYGFLSIIDPNTCINNSLVISVDFLLMLMFLYMVIYRSFSRKIVEPSHSEHFSPILIFSAISNGALGLAYLGSGIWICYKELKATGTILPLHGWLVMLFQGFTWLLLDFAVIIDSLHFQHITISQLCSIVAFLFAGFLCFSSIWVIILDKMVYVQMILDILSLPGAVLLLLFVFRRHKYEETDPDFSHDTSYVPLQGEEDNATGENYSNENVTSFAKVGFLSTMTFWWLNPLMKQGKEKILEENDIPQLRQADRAQTCYLMFKEQLSKQKQKATYESPSMFSVIFSCQKKAILISGFYALIKVLTVSTGPLFLKGFIEVAGGNEAFEYEGYALAGGLFLAKCLESFSERQWFFQTRIIGLQVRSFLSAAIYQKQLQLSNAAKVTHSPGQIMNYVTVDAYRIGEFPYWFHQIWSTSLQLFFALIIVWYSVGLATVAALIVIILTVVATSPLAKLQHKYQTNLMLAQDKRLKAITEALANMKVLKLYAWEKHFKNVIEGLRKEESEWILAVLSQKGYYLILFWSSPILVSIATFWSCYFLGIPLSTSNVFMFLASLRIVQEPIRMIPDVVGVFIETNVSLSRIVKFLEAPELENRNTRQKCNKKELEQSIFIRATEISWETNPANATLRNINLEVKQGEKVAICGEVGSGKSTILAAILGEVPNIKGIVNVYGKIAYVSQTSWIQTGSIRENILFGSPMDSFRYKEVLKRSSLIKDLEMLPFGDLTEIGERGVTLSGGQKQRVQLARALYQDADVYLLDDPFSAVDAHTATTLFNEYVMGALSKKTVLLVTHQVDFLPAFDSVLLMTEGKVLRASTYEELLASNQEFQNLVNAHHDTVGSERQAKYASSGKSKTSKSEIQGNYNEEQVMSSLEDQLIKQEEREIGDTGLKPYRQYLSQHKGFLYFTLATICHMIFIVGQIIQNYWLAANIQNSHVNRVELITVYTVIGCILALILLIRSIYVVLLGFGASQSVFSTLLTSLFRAPMSFYDSTPLGRILNRVSSDLTVVDLDLAFKLSTALGSAMISYSGYAILAILTWPVLFLIIPMVYLTILLQRYFFASAKELMRTDGTTRSLIASHLAESIAGAMTIRAFGEEERFFIKNLDLIDRNASPYFYSFSANEWLIQRLEILCAIVLSVSALAMTLLQLGASASGLIGMALSYGLSLNVHVVFCVQNWCLLENLITSVERLEQYMHIPSEAAEVIQGHRPMHNWPVVGEVKIIDLKVRYRPNAPLVLQGISCIFEGGHKIGIVGRTGSGKTTLTSALFRLVEPTEGMIIIDGIDISSIGLHDLRSRLGIIPQDPTLFSGSVRYNLDPQSEHTDQEIWEVLGKCQLREAISQKEEGLNSLVMQDGSNWSLGQRQLFCLGRALLKKSQILVLDEATASIDNATDSIIQKTIRTEFTNCTVITVAHRIPTVMDCTKVLSISDGKIVEYDEPLKLMSMEGSLFGQLVKEYWSHSASGSVYLEN from the exons ATGGCTGAGGTTTTCTGGTCTGTATTCTGTGGGAATTCTGAGTGTTCAAGCGAAGATGGAAAGAGATGCAGTTATGGTTTTCTATCCATAATCGACCCCAACACATGCATCAACAATTCTTTGGTTATTTCTGTTGATTTCCTGCTCATGCTCATGTTCCTCTATATGGTCATTTATAGATCATTCTCAAGGAAGATTGTAGAACCATCACACTCTGAACACTTCTctccaattttgattttctcagCCATTTCTAATGGTGCTCTGGGTTTGGCTTACTTGGGATCTGGGATTTGGATATGTTATAAAGAACTGAAAGCAACAGGAACCATTTTACCTCTGCATGGATGGCTAGTAATGCTATTCCAAGGATTCACATGGTTGCTGCTGGATTTTGCAGTAATTATTGACAGTCTACACTTTCAACACATCACAATTTCACAGCTTTGTTCAATTGTCGCCTTCTTATTTGCAGGATTCCTCTGCTTTTCATCTATTTGGGTCATTATTTTGGACAAAATGGTATATGTTCAAATGATTTTGGATATTTTGTCCCTTCCAGGGGCAGTCCTGCTGCTCTTGTTTGTTTTTCGGAGACACAAGTATGAGGAAACTGATCCAGACTTCAGTCATGATACTTCTTATGTACCTTTACAAGGTGAAGAAGACAATGCCACAGGTGAAAATTATTCCAATGAAAATGTTACTTCTTTTGCCAAAGTTGGATTTCTTAGTACTATGACATTTTGGTGGTTGAATCCATTAATGAAGCAGGGTAAGGAGAAAATTCTTGAGGAAAATGATATTCCACAGTTAAGGCAGGCAGACCGAGCTCAAACATGCTACTTAATGTTTAAGGAGCAACTAAGCAAACAGAAACAAAAAGCAACATATGAATCCCCGTCAATGTTCTCAGTAATATTTTCATGCCAGAAAAAGGCAATTTTAATTTCTGGATTCTATGCATTGATCAAGGTCCTCACAGTGTCTACAGGTCCATTGTTTCTTAAAGGCTTCATTGAGGTTGCAGGTGGCAATGAAGCTTTTGAATATGAGGGTTATGCACTGGCCGGAGGGCTCTTCTTGGCGAAGTGTTTGGAGTCATTCTCCGAGAGGCAATGGTTCTTTCAAACCAGAATAATTGGGCTCCAAGTAAGATCCTTTCTTTCTGCAGCTATCTATCAGAAGCAACTGCAACTCTCAAATGCTGCTAAGGTGACTCATTCTCCTGGCCAGATAATGAACTATGTCACAGTAGATGCCTATAGGATAGGTGAATTTCCATATTGGTTCCATCAGATATGGTCAACAAGCCTTCagctgttttttgcattaattattGTCTGGTATTCTGTGGGGCTAGCAACTGTTGCAGCTTTAATTGTAATCATACTAACAGTGGTTGCAACTTCTCCATTAGCCAAATTGCAGCATAAGTATCAGACAAACCTCATGTTGGCACAAGATAAGAGGCTGAAGGCCATTACAGAAGCTCTTGCAAATATGAAGGTCTTGAAGTTGTATGCTTGGGAGAAACATTTTAAGAATGTCATAGAAGGGTTAAGGAAAGAAGAATCTGAGTGGATACTAGCAGTACTATCGCAAAAGGGGTactatttgattttgttttggtcGTCTCCCATTTTAGTATCAATTGCCACCTTTTGGTCATGCTACTTCCTTGGAATTCCACTATCTACTAGTAATGTATTCATGTTCCTAGCAAGTCTGCGCATTGTTCAGGAGCCCATTAGGATGATCCCTGATGTCGTTGGAGTGTTCATTGAAACAAATGTTTCTTTATCTCGGATAGTGAAGTTTCTGGAGGCGCCAGAGTTAGAGAACAGAAATACAAGGCAAAAATGCAACAAGAAAGAGCTTGAGCAGTCCATATTTATCAGGGCCACAGAAATATCGTGGGAGACTAATCCTGCAAATGCCACACTAAGAAACATAAATTTGGAGGTGAAACAAGGAGAAAAGGTAGCTATCTGTGGAGAGGTTGGATCAGGAAAATCTACCATTTTAGCTGCGATTCTTGGAGAGGTGCCAAACATCAAGGGCATA GTTAATGTTTATGGAAAAATAGCATATGTTTCTCAAACATCCTGGATCCAGACAGGGTCTATACGAGAAAACATTCTGTTTGGGTCCCCCATGGATTCGTTTAGATACAAAGAAGTTCTTAAAAGAAGTTCCCTAATAAAGGACCTCGAGATGCTTCCATTTGGTGATCTCACTGAAATAGGAGAAAGAGGTGTTACTTTGAGTGGTGGACAAAAGCAGCGGGTTCAACTTGCACGTGCACTCTATCAGGATGCAGATGTATATCTCTTGGATGATCCATTCAGTGCTGTTGATGCACATACTGCAACCACActatttaat GAATATGTGATGGGAGCTCTATCTAAGAAGACAGTCTTGCTGGTGACTCACCAAGTGGACTTCCTTCCTGCATTTGATTCTGTTTTG TTAATGACAGAAGGGAAAGTATTAAGAGCTTCTACATATGAAGAATTGCTGGCTTCTAATCAAGAATTTCAAAATCTTGTCAATGCACACCATGACACTGTTGGTTCTGAGAGACAAGCCAAATATGCCTCTTCTGGAAAATCTAAAACCTCCAAAAGTGAGATCCAGGGAAATTATAATGAGGAGCAGGTAATGTCATCTTTAGAAGATCAATTGATTaaacaagaagaaagagaaattggAGATACTGGTCTCAAGCCTTACAGACAGTATCTGAGTCAACACAAGGGCTTTTTGTACTTCACCTTGGCAACCATTTGCCATATGATATTCATAGTTGGCCAAATTATTCAAAACTACTGGTTGGCTGCTAACATCCAGAATTCTCATGTAAATAGAGTAGAACTGATCACAGTTTACACAGTGATTGGGTGTATCCTAGCATTAATTTTGCTTATTAGATCCATTTACGTAGTTCTTTTAGGatttggggcatcacaatcggTTTTTTCTACACTGCTGACCTCTCTTTTTCGGGCACCAATGTCGTTTTATGACTCAACGCCTCTGGGAAGGATTCTCAACCGG GTGTCATCTGATTTGACTGTCGTGGACCTTGATTTGGCTTTCAAATTAAGTACTGCCCTTGGGTCAGCTATGATCTCGTACTCTGGCTATGCAATATTAGCTATTCTAACCTGGCCAGTCTTGTTTCTCATAATTCCAATGGTTTATCTAACCATACTCTTACAG AGATATTTCTTTGCTTCTGCTAAAGAGTTGATGCGTACAGATGGTACAACCAGGTCTTTGATTGCAAGCCACCTCGCTGAATCCATTGCTGGAGCCATGACAATTAGAGCTTTTGGGGAGGAAGAGAGGTTCTTTATAAAGAACTTGGACCTTATTGACAGAAACGCGAGTCCATACTTCTATAGTTTTTCAGCGAATGAGTGGTTAATTCAACGTCTAGAAATTCTATGTGCAATTGTTCTCTCGGTCTCAGCACTTGCCATGACTTTGCTTCAACTCGGAGCTTCGGCCTCTG GATTAATTGGAATGGCACTGTCATATGGTCTTTCATTAAATGTACATGTTGTTTTTTGTGTCCAAAACTGGTGCTTGCtagaaaatttaattacttCAGTTGAAAGGCTAGAACAGTACATGCATATTCCTAGTGAAGCTGCAGAAGTAATACAAGGTCACCGACCCATGCACAATTGGCCTGTTGTTGGTGAAGTGAAAATAATTGATTTGAAG GTGAGGTATCGGCCCAATGCTCCCCTAGTTCTTCAAGGGATAAGTTGCATATTTGAAGGAGGGCACAAAATTGGGATCGTTGGCCGGACTGGTAGTGGAAAGACAACTCTTACTAGTGCTTTGTTTCGTCTAGTGGAGCCAACTGAGGGAATGATCATTATAGATGGCATTGACATTTCTTCAATTGGGCTTCATGATTTAAGGTCACGTTTAGGAATCATACCACAAGATCCAACACTATTTAGTGGGTCAGTGAGATACAATCTAGACCCCCAGTCAGAGCATACTGATCAGGAAATATGGGag GTTCTAGGAAAATGTCAGCTTCGAGAGGCTATTAGTCAAAAAGAAGAGGGCCTGAATTCCTTAG TTATGCAAGATGGATCAAATTGGAGCCTGGGACAACGacaattattttgtttgggaCGTGCATTACTAAAGAAAAGTCAGATACTAGTGCTTGATGAGGCCACTGCATCAATTGACAATGCAACCGACTCCATTATTCAGAAAACTATAAGAACAGAATTCACAAACTGCACTGTAATAACAGTGGCGCATCGGATACCAACTGTCATGGACTGCACTAAGGTGCTTTCTATTAGTGATG GGAAAATAGTGGAGTATGATGAGCCATTAAAGCTGATGAGCATGGAGGGGTCACTTTTTGGTCAGCTTGTCAAGGAATATTGGTCTCATTCTGCAAGTGGAAGTGTTTACTTGGAAAATTGA